From Bombus huntii isolate Logan2020A chromosome 4, iyBomHunt1.1, whole genome shotgun sequence, one genomic window encodes:
- the LOC126864375 gene encoding serine/threonine-protein kinase tousled-like 2 isoform X3, whose translation MTDNCWNSGGGAGVKMEHFQATLDPRKQELLEARFLGARMSAGSQIQMAPQSTVNSGQSVHSQDSNMSTGSSHSDKEVDPNTPEKVPRTPSERKRKRKADDGGGGITGGPIGSKGSRSVAALENKKINEYFSKHHLGNSPIRHGGAKSPSPQQGYPMYPPSPQQLLSPQVTTPNSSVAEFSSLMQPPRPHPQPPPPPPPASTQPAGSMVSKQVQTELTCQRIQEFETQASSDLELRNNKIDELNRTTDELRHQMANQQKLIEQHKSHINKCIDVVKKLLKEKSNIEKKEARQKCMQNRLRLGQFVTQRVGATFQENWTDGYAFQELARRQEEIATEREEIDKQKKLLLKKRPSNSETGRKRSQPQPSLHNGTEATFLKPDAVPGSYTWQEYYEADEILKLRQSALKKEDADLQLEMEKLERERNLHIRELKRIHNEDQSRFNSHPVLNERYLLLMLLGKGGFSEVHKAFDLKEQRYVACKVHQLNKDWKEDKKANYIKHALREYNIHKALDHPRVVKLYDVFEIDANSFCTVLEYCDGHDLDFYLKQHKTIPEREARSIVMQVVSALKYLNEIKPPVIHYDLKPGNILLTEGNVCGEIKITDFGLSKVMDEENYNPDHGMDLTSQGAGTYWYLPPECFVIGKNPPKISSKVDVWSVGVIFYQCLYGKKPFGHNQSQATILEENTILKATEVQFANKPTVSNEAKSFIRSCLAYRKEERIDVLTLARHEYLQPPVPKHGRQANNQQQQQQQQQIQQQQQTTFNIGMFSGMNASSSS comes from the exons aTGTCTGCTGGGTCACAAATTCAGATGGCACCTCAATCAACTGTAAACTCTGGTCAGTCAGTTCATAGTCAAGACTCGAACATGAGCACTG GCTCATCACATAGTGATAAGGAGGTAGATCCAAATACTCCAGAAAAGGTACCAAGAACTCCTTCGGAGAGGAAAAGGAAACGTAAAGCTGACGATGGAGGTGGGGGAATTACTGGGGGACCTATAGGAAGCAAGGGGTCTAGATCTGTTGCTGctcttgaaaataaaaaaataaatgagtaTTTTTCAAAGCATCATTTGGGTAATAGCCCCATTCGGCATGGGGGTGCTAAAAGTCCTTCACCTCAACAGGGATATCCTAtg TATCCACCATCGCCTCAACAACTCCTTTCACCACAAGTAACAACACCCAATTCTTCAGTGGCAGAATTTTCTTCACTGATGCAGCCGCCAAGACCTCATCCTCAACCTCCACCTCCTCCTCCACCAGCCTCAACACAACCTGCAGGCTCGATGGTCAGCAAGCAGGTGCAG ACAGAACTTACTTGCCAGAGGATACAAGAATTTGAAACTCAAGCCTCTTCAGACTTAGAATTACGTAACAACAAAATTGATGAATTAAATAGa acAACTGATGAACTTAGGCATCAAATGGCTAATcaacaaaaattaattgaacAGCACAAATCTCATATAAATAAGTGTATAGATGTTGTAAAGAAGCtactaaaagaaaaatcaaacatagaaaaaaaggaggcTAGGCAAAAGTGTATGCAAAATAGACTGAGGTTGGGTCAATTTGTAACTCAAAGGGTGGGTGCAACGTTTCAAGAAAATTGGACGGATGGTTATGCGTTTCAAGAATTAGCTCGACGGCAAGAAGAAATCGCAACTGAACGAGAAGAAATTGATAAACAAAAAAAGCTACTACTCAAAAAAAGGCCATCGAACAGTGAAACTGGTAGGAAACGTAGTCAGCCTCAACCTTCTTTGCATAATGGCACAGAAGCTACATTCTTAAAGCCAGATGCAGTACCTGGATCTTATACGTGGCAAGAGTATTATGAAGCTGATGAAATACTCAAG TTAAGACAAAGTGCGTTGAAAAAAGAAGACGCTGATCTGCAATTAGAAATGGAAAAACTCGAAAGAGAACGAAACTTGCACATTAGAGAACTGAAACGTATTCACAACGAGGACCAATCGAGATTCAATTCTCATCCTGTATTGAATGAACGTTACCTTTTATTAATGTTGTTAGGAAAAGGTGGCTTCAGCGAAGTGCATAag GCATTTGACTTAAAAGAGCAACGATATGTCGCTTGTAAAGTGCATCAACTAAATAAAGACTGGAAAGAAGATAAGAAAGCTAATTATATTAA GCATGCGTTACGAGaatacaatatacataaaGCTCTTGATCATCCTCGTGTTGTGAAATTGTATGATGTGTTTGAAATTGACGCCAATTCTTTTTGTACTGTCTTGGAATATTGTGATGGCCATGATTTAGATTTTTATCTTAAGCAG CATAAGACTATACCTGAAAGAGAAGCAAGATCTATTGTTATGCAAGTTGTATCTGCATTAAAGTACCTCAATGAAATAAAACCCCCAGTCATACATTATGATTTAAAGCCTG gtaatatattattaactgAAGGTAATGTTTGTGGAGAAATAAAGATAACAGATTTCGGATTAAGTAAAGTAATGGATGAGGAAAATTATAATCCAGACCATGGAATGGATTTAACATCTCAAGGAGCTGGTACCTATTG GTACCTTCCACCAGAGTGTTTTGTTATTGGTAAAAATCCTCCAAAAATATCATCGAAAGTTGATGTTTGGAGTGTAGGagttatattttatcaatgtCTATATGGCAAAAAG CCCTTTGGACATAATCAATCTCAAGCAACAATTTTAGAAGAGAATACAATTTTGAAAGCCACTGAAGTTCAATTTGCAAATAAACCAACTGTTAGCAACGAAGCAAAG AGTTTCATAAGAAGTTGCCTAGCATATAGGAAAGAAGAGCGCATAGATGTGTTGACATTAGCTAGACATGAATATCTACAACCTCCAGTGCCAAAACATGGCCGTCAAGCGAATAAtcagcaacaacagcaacaacaacaacagattcagcagcagcaacaaaCCACATTTAATATTGGCATGTTTAGTGGTATGAACGCGTCAAGCAGTTCGTAG
- the LOC126864375 gene encoding serine/threonine-protein kinase tousled-like 2 isoform X2 gives MTYVSSRLSLLFIEGSLPSGYIWCVCRKMSAGSQIQMAPQSTVNSGQSVHSQDSNMSTGSSHSDKEVDPNTPEKVPRTPSERKRKRKADDGGGGITGGPIGSKGSRSVAALENKKINEYFSKHHLGNSPIRHGGAKSPSPQQGYPMYPPSPQQLLSPQVTTPNSSVAEFSSLMQPPRPHPQPPPPPPPASTQPAGSMVSKQVQVRPTNLSRTSQVRQAKTNTPNTELTCQRIQEFETQASSDLELRNNKIDELNRTTDELRHQMANQQKLIEQHKSHINKCIDVVKKLLKEKSNIEKKEARQKCMQNRLRLGQFVTQRVGATFQENWTDGYAFQELARRQEEIATEREEIDKQKKLLLKKRPSNSETGRKRSQPQPSLHNGTEATFLKPDAVPGSYTWQEYYEADEILKLRQSALKKEDADLQLEMEKLERERNLHIRELKRIHNEDQSRFNSHPVLNERYLLLMLLGKGGFSEVHKAFDLKEQRYVACKVHQLNKDWKEDKKANYIKHALREYNIHKALDHPRVVKLYDVFEIDANSFCTVLEYCDGHDLDFYLKQHKTIPEREARSIVMQVVSALKYLNEIKPPVIHYDLKPGNILLTEGNVCGEIKITDFGLSKVMDEENYNPDHGMDLTSQGAGTYWYLPPECFVIGKNPPKISSKVDVWSVGVIFYQCLYGKKPFGHNQSQATILEENTILKATEVQFANKPTVSNEAKSFIRSCLAYRKEERIDVLTLARHEYLQPPVPKHGRQANNQQQQQQQQQIQQQQQTTFNIGMFSGMNASSSS, from the exons ATGACGTATGTGTCGTCGCGGTTATCGTTGTTGTTCATTGAAGGCAGTTTGCCTAGCGGCTACATTTGGTGCGTATGCAGAAAA aTGTCTGCTGGGTCACAAATTCAGATGGCACCTCAATCAACTGTAAACTCTGGTCAGTCAGTTCATAGTCAAGACTCGAACATGAGCACTG GCTCATCACATAGTGATAAGGAGGTAGATCCAAATACTCCAGAAAAGGTACCAAGAACTCCTTCGGAGAGGAAAAGGAAACGTAAAGCTGACGATGGAGGTGGGGGAATTACTGGGGGACCTATAGGAAGCAAGGGGTCTAGATCTGTTGCTGctcttgaaaataaaaaaataaatgagtaTTTTTCAAAGCATCATTTGGGTAATAGCCCCATTCGGCATGGGGGTGCTAAAAGTCCTTCACCTCAACAGGGATATCCTAtg TATCCACCATCGCCTCAACAACTCCTTTCACCACAAGTAACAACACCCAATTCTTCAGTGGCAGAATTTTCTTCACTGATGCAGCCGCCAAGACCTCATCCTCAACCTCCACCTCCTCCTCCACCAGCCTCAACACAACCTGCAGGCTCGATGGTCAGCAAGCAGGTGCAGGTAAGGCCTACCAACCTCAGTAGGACAAGCCAGGTCAGGCAAGCGAAGACTAACACCCCAAAT ACAGAACTTACTTGCCAGAGGATACAAGAATTTGAAACTCAAGCCTCTTCAGACTTAGAATTACGTAACAACAAAATTGATGAATTAAATAGa acAACTGATGAACTTAGGCATCAAATGGCTAATcaacaaaaattaattgaacAGCACAAATCTCATATAAATAAGTGTATAGATGTTGTAAAGAAGCtactaaaagaaaaatcaaacatagaaaaaaaggaggcTAGGCAAAAGTGTATGCAAAATAGACTGAGGTTGGGTCAATTTGTAACTCAAAGGGTGGGTGCAACGTTTCAAGAAAATTGGACGGATGGTTATGCGTTTCAAGAATTAGCTCGACGGCAAGAAGAAATCGCAACTGAACGAGAAGAAATTGATAAACAAAAAAAGCTACTACTCAAAAAAAGGCCATCGAACAGTGAAACTGGTAGGAAACGTAGTCAGCCTCAACCTTCTTTGCATAATGGCACAGAAGCTACATTCTTAAAGCCAGATGCAGTACCTGGATCTTATACGTGGCAAGAGTATTATGAAGCTGATGAAATACTCAAG TTAAGACAAAGTGCGTTGAAAAAAGAAGACGCTGATCTGCAATTAGAAATGGAAAAACTCGAAAGAGAACGAAACTTGCACATTAGAGAACTGAAACGTATTCACAACGAGGACCAATCGAGATTCAATTCTCATCCTGTATTGAATGAACGTTACCTTTTATTAATGTTGTTAGGAAAAGGTGGCTTCAGCGAAGTGCATAag GCATTTGACTTAAAAGAGCAACGATATGTCGCTTGTAAAGTGCATCAACTAAATAAAGACTGGAAAGAAGATAAGAAAGCTAATTATATTAA GCATGCGTTACGAGaatacaatatacataaaGCTCTTGATCATCCTCGTGTTGTGAAATTGTATGATGTGTTTGAAATTGACGCCAATTCTTTTTGTACTGTCTTGGAATATTGTGATGGCCATGATTTAGATTTTTATCTTAAGCAG CATAAGACTATACCTGAAAGAGAAGCAAGATCTATTGTTATGCAAGTTGTATCTGCATTAAAGTACCTCAATGAAATAAAACCCCCAGTCATACATTATGATTTAAAGCCTG gtaatatattattaactgAAGGTAATGTTTGTGGAGAAATAAAGATAACAGATTTCGGATTAAGTAAAGTAATGGATGAGGAAAATTATAATCCAGACCATGGAATGGATTTAACATCTCAAGGAGCTGGTACCTATTG GTACCTTCCACCAGAGTGTTTTGTTATTGGTAAAAATCCTCCAAAAATATCATCGAAAGTTGATGTTTGGAGTGTAGGagttatattttatcaatgtCTATATGGCAAAAAG CCCTTTGGACATAATCAATCTCAAGCAACAATTTTAGAAGAGAATACAATTTTGAAAGCCACTGAAGTTCAATTTGCAAATAAACCAACTGTTAGCAACGAAGCAAAG AGTTTCATAAGAAGTTGCCTAGCATATAGGAAAGAAGAGCGCATAGATGTGTTGACATTAGCTAGACATGAATATCTACAACCTCCAGTGCCAAAACATGGCCGTCAAGCGAATAAtcagcaacaacagcaacaacaacaacagattcagcagcagcaacaaaCCACATTTAATATTGGCATGTTTAGTGGTATGAACGCGTCAAGCAGTTCGTAG